The genomic region CCGGCTGCCGCAACGCCGAATCCTGCCAGCGGCCGCACGGGAACAGTCGTCGCGTCAAGCGCCGTAGGCAGGAGCGGGGGACCCAAGGTAAGTGCCGGGCCCGGCGGTTGAGGCAACTCGACGGCAGGGCTCCGGCTTGGGGTGAAGCCGTGTCCCGGGAGGGACGCGGCCGGGCAACTCAACCGGCCCGAACCCGACAGCTCACCTCGCAGGCGTCGGTGAGGGGATCTCTCCATGCTGTTTTCCGGCAAGGGCACGCACCGCCGTCCGTCCAAGGCCTCTCGGGTCATCGCCATCGCCGGTGTCACCGGTGCCGCCGTCGCCGCCCCGCTGATGGCGGCCGGCAACGCCTCCGCCGCCACCGCCTCCGAGTGGGACGCCGTCGCCCAGTGCGAGTCCGGCGGCAACTGGTCCATCAACACCGGCAACGGCTACTACGGCGGTCTGCAGTTCTCCGCCTCCACCTGGTCCGGCTACGGCGGCACCAAGTACGCCTCCACCGCCGACCAGGCCACCAAGGAGCAGCAGATCGAGATCGCCGAGAAGGTCCTCGCGAGCCAGGGCAAGGGTGCCTGGCCGGTCTGCGGCAAGGGTCTGTCGAGCGCCGGCTACAGCGGCGGCTCCGCGCAGAGCAGCGGTTCCACGGAGACCCGCCAGACCGAGCAGCAGCCGGCCTCCCGCTCCGAGGAGCGCCCGGCGCAGACCCAGAAGAGCCAGAAGAC from Streptomyces chartreusis NRRL 3882 harbors:
- a CDS encoding transglycosylase family protein, with product MLFSGKGTHRRPSKASRVIAIAGVTGAAVAAPLMAAGNASAATASEWDAVAQCESGGNWSINTGNGYYGGLQFSASTWSGYGGTKYASTADQATKEQQIEIAEKVLASQGKGAWPVCGKGLSSAGYSGGSAQSSGSTETRQTEQQPASRSEERPAQTQKSQKTVTTPTGKKVKKGDGEYKVVKGDTLSSIATEHKVKGGWEKLFELNKDIITDANLIYPGQQLHLK